In the genome of Megalops cyprinoides isolate fMegCyp1 chromosome 7, fMegCyp1.pri, whole genome shotgun sequence, one region contains:
- the smim29 gene encoding LOW QUALITY PROTEIN: small integral membrane protein 29 (The sequence of the model RefSeq protein was modified relative to this genomic sequence to represent the inferred CDS: substituted 1 base at 1 genomic stop codon), whose protein sequence is MMSPEDEAXTAGKKPEERTGARTLPLTGGQGALLLGDPPHTHTHTHTPTPTPEMNTTTQPPATVDGDAAVSYVLVPFLLITTIGIVAAVVMYVRKKRRIDRLRHQLLPVYTYDPSEELNEAEQEMLWRDEDTKVVQGWARAYQHRRPLLMKDAHA, encoded by the exons ATGATGAGTCCCGAGGATGAGGCGTAAACAGCTGGGAAGAAACCCGAGGAGCGCACTGGTGCCCGAACGCTGCCTCTGACCGGGGGCCAAGGCGCGCTGCTGCTAGGggaccccccccacacacacacgcacacacacacccccacccccacaccagAAATGAACACCACCACCCAGCCCCCGGCCACCGTCGATGGAGATGCAGCGGTCAGCTATGTCCTGGTGCCCTTCCTCCTTATCACCACCATAGGGATTGTTGCTGCTGTG gTGATGTACGTGCGTAAGAAGAGAAG GATCGACCGTCTCCGGCACCAGCTCCTCCCGGTGTACACCTACGACCCCTCCGAGGAGCTGAACGAGGCCGAGCAGGAGATGCTGTGGAGGGACGAGGACACCAAG GTGGTGCAGGGCTGGGCGAGGGCGTATCAGCACCGGCGCCCCCTGCTGATGAAGGACGCTCACGCGTga